From Diceros bicornis minor isolate mBicDic1 chromosome 17, mDicBic1.mat.cur, whole genome shotgun sequence, the proteins below share one genomic window:
- the LOC131416333 gene encoding killer cell lectin-like receptor 2, producing the protein MSNQEVSFSSMRVLQSPSESQNRSRPGSAPSPGKTHDKEFSVPWHLIVVTLGIFCLLLLVTVRVLETKILQCTQEKHQQEAIPRNLSQKCHNIQDDNYLKEQLLNKTLEYDILKNETLQQKKELDSLFIEKKRCHRKQESFSKSLQNTGKLYADRWSCCGVNCYYFTTEVKTWKGCKQTCQGYNLSLLKINDKDEQAFLQPQTYGNYYWIGLSYNAEERKWKWIDDGTSSGINSPVMSTPPGREECAFLSSARIENTYCFTPYNCICEKRIDCVSTACFK; encoded by the exons ATGAGCAATCAGGAAGTGAGTTTTTCCTCCATGAGAGTTCTTCAGTCTCCTTCAGAGTCACAAAATAGATCAAGGCCTGGTAGTGCTCCAAGTCCTGGGAAAACTCATGACAAAG AGTTTTCAGTGCCATGGCATCTCATTGTAGTGACTCTTGGAATCTTCTGTTTACTTCTTTTGGTGACAGTCAGAGTGTTGGAGACAAAGA TTTTGCAGTGCACTCAAGAAAAGCACCAACAGGAGGCAATTCCACGAAATCTCAGTCAAAAGTGCCACAATATACAAGATGACAACTACTTAAAGGAGCAGCTTTTGAATAAGACTTTAGAATATGACATTCTCAAAAATGAAACCCTTCAGCAGAAAAAGGAACTGGACTCACTCTTTATAGAAAAGAAGAGATGTCATAGAAAACAGGAGAGCTTTTCAAAGTCTCTGCAAAATACAG GCAAACTCTATGCAGACCGCTGGTCCTGTTGTGGAGTAAACTGTTATTATTTTACCACTGAAGTTAAAACCTGGAAGGGATGTAAACAGACTTGCCAAGGTTACAATTTATCTCTTTTGAAGATAAATGATAAAGATGAACAG GCCTTCCTTCAACCCCAGACTTATGGAAACTACTACTGGATTGGGTTATCATACAATGCAGAGGAAAGGAAGTGGAAATGGATTGACGATGGCACATCTTCTGGAAT TAATTCTCCAGTAATGAGTACGCCTCCTGGGAGAGAAGAATGTGCTTTTTTAAGCTCAGCAAGAATAGAAAATACTTATTGCTTTACACCTTATAATTGTATCTGTGAGAAGAGAATTGATTGTGTTTCCACTGCCTGCTTCAAATAG